In Desulfurellaceae bacterium, a single window of DNA contains:
- a CDS encoding zinc ribbon domain-containing protein, which produces MRCPQCGTHNRSAARFCDQCGTALTPVSGMARPAAERRQLTVLFCDVVGSTRLAEQLDPEELRDVIRSYQELCAEVVAGFAGYIAQYLGDGLLVYFGHPVAHEDDAIQAVRAGLRIVGAVQDSPLLRQAARPLRVRVGIHTGQVVVGEMGGAGRHERLALGETPKIWPVPIRSSSAGRRPVWLRGCVSGGRSASVRCAACPSR; this is translated from the coding sequence ATGCGCTGCCCCCAGTGTGGAACCCACAATCGCTCGGCGGCCAGGTTTTGCGATCAGTGTGGCACCGCCCTGACGCCCGTGTCCGGGATGGCTCGCCCGGCGGCTGAGCGGCGTCAGCTGACCGTCCTGTTCTGCGATGTGGTGGGGTCCACCCGCCTGGCCGAGCAACTGGACCCCGAAGAGCTGCGCGATGTCATCCGCAGCTATCAGGAGCTGTGTGCAGAGGTGGTGGCCGGCTTTGCCGGCTATATCGCCCAATACCTGGGCGATGGGCTGCTGGTCTATTTCGGTCATCCGGTCGCTCATGAGGACGACGCGATCCAGGCCGTGCGGGCCGGCCTGCGCATCGTCGGGGCGGTCCAGGATTCGCCCCTGCTCAGGCAGGCCGCCCGACCGTTGCGGGTGCGGGTCGGCATTCATACCGGTCAGGTGGTGGTCGGGGAAATGGGCGGTGCCGGGCGACACGAGCGGCTGGCGCTGGGCGAGACCCCCAAAATCTGGCCCGTCCCGATACGGTCGTCATCAGCGGGGCGACGGCCCGTCTGGTTGAGGGGCTGTGTGAGTGGCGGGCGCTCGGCGAGCGTCCGCTGCGCGGCCTGTCCAAGCCGATAG
- a CDS encoding MFS transporter, which yields MSRWFVLALAAAIMFADSVGYTLIIPMLPSMARELGLTETWAGIFYASYGLISLLLYLPFGYVVDRVGERLWLTAGMLALGLTAVAFSMASSFWPLLLCRLAQGAAASATWAATLPLAARLADKDQRGLEMSIVPIAFSLGAIGGPALGSFGQAREPFMYFAVLPFVLAVLAFFVIPDRMAATESPAEHDPPLSLASLRQLLSSRLTSACLVILVSCAALGAIEMLLPLQLAQIGWSRQEIGVLFAAWGAAALICQPLIGAWSDRRGRQEPMILGLLASAVLIPSLFLTLESQALLVLALAVIIALSAALAPSMPLIADGLSHGQAGKAFGFYNVAFSIGIVLGPWLGGYVTEQIHVFGAALVLAVPLGLTACALPRFLASVPLSPS from the coding sequence ATGTCACGCTGGTTTGTGTTGGCCCTTGCCGCCGCCATCATGTTTGCCGACTCGGTCGGCTATACCCTGATTATTCCCATGCTGCCGTCTATGGCTCGGGAGTTGGGGCTGACCGAAACCTGGGCCGGCATCTTTTACGCCTCGTATGGCCTGATCTCCCTGCTGCTGTATCTGCCCTTTGGCTATGTGGTTGATCGGGTCGGAGAGCGCCTGTGGCTGACGGCCGGAATGCTGGCGCTGGGCCTGACTGCGGTAGCGTTTTCGATGGCGTCGAGCTTTTGGCCCCTGCTGCTGTGTCGGCTGGCCCAGGGGGCGGCCGCCTCGGCAACCTGGGCGGCGACCCTGCCGCTGGCCGCCCGTCTGGCGGATAAAGACCAGCGCGGGCTGGAAATGAGCATCGTGCCCATCGCCTTCAGTCTGGGAGCGATTGGCGGGCCGGCGCTGGGCAGTTTTGGTCAGGCCCGCGAGCCGTTCATGTATTTTGCCGTCCTGCCTTTTGTCCTGGCCGTTCTGGCCTTTTTTGTCATTCCGGACCGGATGGCGGCGACCGAATCCCCAGCCGAGCATGACCCGCCCCTCTCGCTGGCGTCCCTGCGCCAGCTCTTGTCGTCCCGTCTGACCAGTGCCTGTCTGGTCATTCTGGTAAGCTGCGCGGCGCTGGGCGCGATTGAGATGCTGCTTCCGCTCCAGCTGGCCCAGATCGGCTGGTCGCGCCAGGAGATCGGGGTGTTGTTTGCAGCCTGGGGCGCTGCAGCCCTGATTTGCCAACCCCTGATCGGCGCCTGGTCAGACCGCCGCGGACGCCAGGAACCGATGATCCTGGGTCTGCTCGCGTCCGCTGTCTTGATTCCGAGCCTGTTTTTGACCCTGGAGTCGCAGGCGCTCCTCGTCCTGGCCTTGGCTGTGATCATCGCCCTGTCGGCCGCCCTGGCTCCGTCCATGCCGCTGATTGCCGATGGGCTGAGCCACGGCCAGGCCGGCAAGGCGTTTGGTTTCTACAACGTTGCCTTCAGCATCGGCATTGTCCTCGGCCCCTGGCTGGGCGGCTATGTCACCGAGCAGATCCACGTCTTTGGGGCGGCGCTTGTGCTGGCCGTTCCGCTCGGGCTGACGGCCTGTGCCCTGCCGCGCTTTCTGGCTTCGGTGCCCCTCAGTCCGTCGTAA
- a CDS encoding SDR family oxidoreductase has translation MAGLLSGKVALVTGGSTGIGRASALTFAREGAQVVVADVVEDKAKETVRLIKEAGGEARCIKTDVTRAAEVEAMVRFTLDAYGRLDCAHNNAGIEGTVSNTAEYAEADWDRVIGVNLTGVWLCMKYEIPPMLEQGGGAIVNTASGAGLIGAPGMPAYVASKHGVVGLSKTAALEYAKAGIRVNAMCPGVIETPMVERLTGGNPGMMEGFVAIHPVGRAGQPQEIAEAVVWLCSDAASFVTGHAMSVEIGRRTCQD, from the coding sequence ATGGCAGGATTACTGAGCGGAAAAGTCGCGCTGGTCACCGGCGGCAGCACCGGGATCGGCAGAGCCTCGGCACTGACCTTTGCCCGGGAAGGGGCGCAGGTCGTGGTCGCCGACGTGGTTGAAGACAAGGCCAAGGAGACGGTGCGACTCATCAAGGAAGCGGGCGGCGAGGCCCGCTGCATCAAAACCGACGTGACCCGGGCGGCCGAAGTCGAGGCCATGGTCCGCTTTACTCTCGACGCCTATGGCCGGCTCGACTGTGCCCATAATAATGCCGGCATTGAGGGGACGGTCAGCAATACGGCCGAGTACGCCGAGGCGGACTGGGACCGCGTTATTGGGGTCAATCTGACCGGGGTGTGGTTGTGCATGAAGTATGAAATTCCGCCCATGCTCGAGCAGGGCGGCGGAGCCATCGTCAACACCGCCTCGGGAGCCGGCCTGATCGGCGCTCCGGGCATGCCGGCCTATGTGGCCAGCAAGCACGGCGTGGTCGGCCTGAGCAAAACCGCCGCCCTGGAATACGCCAAGGCCGGTATTCGGGTCAACGCCATGTGCCCGGGGGTCATCGAAACCCCCATGGTCGAGCGTCTGACGGGCGGTAATCCGGGCATGATGGAAGGCTTTGTCGCCATCCATCCGGTTGGCCGGGCCGGCCAGCCCCAGGAAATCGCCGAAGCCGTGGTGTGGCTGTGCTCGGACGCGGCCTCGTTCGTCACCGGCCACGCCATGTCGGTCGAAATAGGGAGGAGGACATGCCAGGATTAG
- a CDS encoding undecaprenyl-diphosphate phosphatase, whose protein sequence is MPSSLPVVLLGLLQGLTEFLPVSSSGHLVVAQHSIPGFSQPGVLLDAALHLGTLAAVCVYFRHDLYLLAVSCVSSHHPQAARSRRLLGLLATGSVPTLLIGLSFRQHFEALFSDPHAAGLALLVTGGLLFTTDRVRPSGRSLAEMRVRDSVLIGLAQGLALIPGLSRSGSTIATGVFLGLERELLVRYSFLLSIPAVGGAFGLQLVSHWEDVVGGIDVASYALGSLVAAGVGYASIPQGSESVAVCLLLLGAGLCDAALGRSVGRYCTTSPPSTDMAWPVTNEAASEHSHTTASAISWGLPIRPTGSLAAMRSARCGLWPVMRPIIGVSMAPGHTALTRRPALAYSRAAVLVRPSTPCLLAT, encoded by the coding sequence GTGCCGTCCAGCCTGCCGGTGGTGTTGCTCGGCCTGCTGCAAGGCTTGACCGAGTTCCTGCCGGTCAGCAGCTCGGGCCATCTGGTGGTGGCCCAGCACAGCATCCCCGGCTTCTCTCAACCCGGCGTGCTGCTCGACGCGGCCCTCCACCTGGGTACGCTGGCTGCGGTGTGTGTCTATTTTCGGCACGACCTGTATCTCCTGGCTGTGTCGTGCGTGTCCTCCCACCATCCCCAGGCTGCAAGATCGCGGCGTCTGCTGGGGCTGCTGGCAACCGGCTCCGTCCCGACTCTGCTCATCGGTCTCAGCTTTCGTCAGCACTTTGAGGCCCTGTTCAGCGATCCGCACGCCGCCGGGCTGGCCCTGCTGGTCACCGGCGGCTTGTTGTTTACCACCGACAGGGTACGGCCGTCGGGTCGAAGCCTGGCCGAGATGCGCGTGCGCGACTCGGTGTTGATCGGACTGGCCCAGGGGCTGGCGCTTATCCCGGGTCTGTCCCGATCAGGAAGCACGATTGCGACCGGGGTCTTCCTCGGCTTGGAGCGTGAGCTGCTGGTCCGCTATTCATTTTTGCTGTCCATCCCGGCCGTTGGCGGCGCTTTTGGCCTGCAACTCGTGTCGCACTGGGAAGACGTGGTCGGCGGGATTGATGTGGCCTCGTACGCGCTCGGCAGCCTGGTCGCGGCCGGGGTCGGCTACGCCAGCATTCCGCAAGGCTCGGAGTCTGTCGCCGTTTGCCTACTACTGCTGGGCGCTGGGCTGTGCGACGCTGCTCTGGGTCGGTCAGTAGGGCGCTACTGCACGACCAGCCCGCCATCGACCGACATGGCGTGGCCGGTCACGAACGAGGCCGCGTCCGAGCACAGCCACACCACCGCCTCGGCGATTTCCTGGGGGCTGCCCATACGCCCGACCGGTTCGCTGGCCGCCATGCGTTCGGCCCGCTGCGGCTTATGGCCGGTGATGCGTCCCATCATTGGGGTATCGATGGCGCCGGGGCACACCGCATTGACCCGCAGGCCGGCCTTGGCGTATTCCAGGGCGGCGGTTTTGGTCAGGCCCAGCACACCGTGTTTGCTGGCGACATAG
- a CDS encoding thiolase family protein has product MREVAVVGAGMTRFGKYIDRSMKDLAREAVDHALRTAGIEPQALQAAAVGNAVAGLITGQECIRGQVVLREMGIGGIPVINTENACASSSTAFHLAWLYVASGMYDTVLALGMEKLFHAEKRRTFEAIGSAIDLEQADAFAREMSGEQSVGAGQSRSVFMDYYANLARRHMDEYGTTKEHYAGIAAKNHTNGSLNPHAQYQTPRTVEEVLAAPLIAEPLTRMMCSPIGDGAAAVIVTTAAKARQLTSTPVFVRASTLGSSQEHDPHAPGIVAKVANKAYAMAGLGPDDLDVVEVHDATAPAELLVYEELGLCEPGRGGQLVADGVTSLGGRLPVNPSGGLLAKGHPVGATGVAQIAEIFWQLRGQAEQRQVSGARVGLTENGGGVLGGENAAASIHIFSV; this is encoded by the coding sequence ATGCGAGAGGTCGCCGTCGTTGGCGCGGGCATGACCCGTTTTGGGAAATATATTGATCGGAGCATGAAGGATCTGGCTCGGGAGGCCGTTGACCACGCCCTGCGCACGGCCGGTATCGAACCCCAGGCGCTGCAAGCCGCTGCGGTCGGCAACGCGGTGGCCGGCCTGATCACCGGCCAGGAGTGCATTCGCGGCCAGGTTGTGTTGCGCGAGATGGGGATCGGCGGCATTCCGGTGATTAATACCGAAAACGCGTGTGCGAGTTCGTCCACCGCGTTCCATCTGGCCTGGCTGTACGTGGCCTCGGGCATGTATGACACGGTCCTGGCGCTGGGCATGGAGAAGCTCTTCCATGCCGAAAAGCGCCGCACCTTCGAGGCCATCGGTAGCGCTATCGACCTGGAGCAGGCCGACGCGTTTGCACGCGAAATGAGCGGCGAGCAGAGTGTCGGAGCGGGCCAATCCCGCAGTGTGTTCATGGACTATTACGCCAATCTGGCCCGCCGCCACATGGACGAGTATGGGACGACCAAAGAGCACTACGCCGGGATTGCGGCCAAAAATCACACCAACGGCAGCCTCAATCCGCACGCCCAGTACCAGACGCCGCGCACGGTCGAAGAGGTCCTGGCCGCCCCGCTGATTGCCGAGCCGCTGACCCGGATGATGTGTTCGCCGATCGGCGACGGGGCGGCTGCGGTCATCGTCACCACGGCCGCCAAAGCCCGACAGCTGACGTCCACACCGGTCTTTGTCAGAGCGTCGACGCTCGGCTCGAGCCAGGAACACGACCCCCACGCGCCCGGCATTGTGGCCAAGGTGGCCAACAAAGCCTACGCCATGGCCGGACTCGGACCGGACGATCTCGACGTGGTTGAGGTGCACGACGCCACGGCGCCGGCCGAGCTGCTGGTGTACGAGGAGTTGGGGCTGTGCGAGCCGGGCCGGGGCGGTCAGCTGGTTGCCGATGGCGTCACGTCCCTGGGCGGCCGCCTGCCGGTCAACCCCAGCGGCGGCCTACTGGCAAAGGGGCATCCGGTGGGTGCCACCGGAGTCGCTCAGATCGCCGAAATCTTCTGGCAGTTGCGCGGTCAGGCCGAGCAACGCCAGGTATCCGGCGCGCGGGTGGGGCTGACCGAAAACGGCGGTGGAGTGCTGGGCGGAGAAAACGCGGCAGCCTCCATCCACATCTTTTCGGTCTGA
- a CDS encoding general secretion pathway protein GspK, with product MRNERGIVLVVVLWALMALMVLAFELSRTMRVEALTALTHEQETRAYYLAQAGFHRALHAILRAVQLGQDALNTPGALDPSAPLEPVEVWLRGDGRWVRETFGAGGYRVRVSDEGGKININTVAEDALRAVFTHLDFEPEWGEALTDAILDWRDPDPLERLNGVESDYYLSLPLPYPAKDGPFDTPDELLLVRGISRRLYDRVLTDVFTVYGGRRGADGADKTNLMTAGPVVLQAILGIGAEEAAELVQQRSEMSGPDASSLLVAYGQSPGSLSPPSVMTIESVGFVDESEVTRRVAGVVERTGAGRFRLLRWQDWKRES from the coding sequence ATGAGAAACGAGCGGGGCATCGTCCTGGTGGTTGTGCTGTGGGCGCTGATGGCGCTGATGGTGCTGGCCTTTGAGCTGTCACGCACGATGCGGGTCGAGGCGTTGACGGCGTTGACCCACGAGCAGGAAACCCGAGCCTATTATCTGGCCCAGGCCGGCTTTCATCGAGCCCTGCACGCCATTCTGCGGGCGGTCCAGCTGGGCCAGGACGCGCTCAATACTCCCGGCGCGCTCGATCCGTCTGCTCCGCTCGAGCCGGTCGAGGTGTGGCTGCGGGGGGACGGACGCTGGGTCAGGGAGACGTTTGGCGCGGGTGGCTATCGGGTCCGGGTCAGCGATGAGGGCGGCAAGATCAACATCAATACCGTTGCCGAGGACGCCCTGCGGGCGGTGTTCACCCATCTCGACTTTGAGCCCGAGTGGGGTGAGGCGCTGACCGACGCGATTCTGGACTGGCGCGATCCAGATCCCCTGGAGCGTTTGAATGGGGTCGAAAGCGACTACTATCTCAGCCTGCCGCTGCCCTATCCGGCCAAGGACGGTCCGTTTGACACCCCGGACGAACTGCTGCTGGTACGCGGGATCAGCCGCCGGCTGTACGACCGCGTTTTGACGGATGTCTTCACCGTGTACGGCGGACGACGCGGCGCCGACGGGGCGGACAAGACCAACCTGATGACAGCCGGTCCGGTAGTTTTGCAGGCGATTTTAGGCATCGGAGCCGAGGAAGCCGCCGAGCTTGTCCAGCAGCGGTCCGAGATGTCTGGACCCGACGCCTCCAGCCTGCTGGTCGCCTATGGCCAGAGTCCGGGCAGTCTGAGCCCGCCGAGCGTGATGACCATCGAGAGTGTGGGCTTTGTGGATGAGAGCGAGGTGACGCGGCGGGTAGCGGGGGTGGTCGAACGGACTGGGGCTGGCCGCTTTCGCCTCCTGCGCTGGCAGGATTGGAAAAGGGAATCGTAA
- a CDS encoding prepilin-type N-terminal cleavage/methylation domain-containing protein, with product MSGGFTLLELMISLTIVSMIIVAVYAAFNIGTESTRRGTARALDNQHARAALSLLTRQLKSAYPLTLQDEGETFVYFFGASQELSFISGDGRAEAGGLSKITYFLREEDGRVGLWVRTAAPVLPIDLIDGVEGGVVQETQLLPEVDELNWAYLGRAETDDEWAEDEWTDEWDGQEYRRLPRAIRCAWRAQLGQLPLEWELEVPIQVRTAPSELWASPQSGDGEGRRRRRGRR from the coding sequence TTGTCAGGCGGGTTTACCCTGCTGGAACTGATGATCAGCCTGACCATTGTCAGCATGATCATCGTGGCGGTCTACGCCGCCTTCAACATCGGGACCGAATCCACTCGGCGGGGAACGGCGCGGGCGCTCGATAACCAGCATGCCCGGGCCGCGCTGTCGCTGCTGACCCGTCAGCTCAAGTCGGCCTATCCGCTCACCCTGCAGGACGAGGGCGAAACCTTTGTGTATTTTTTCGGCGCATCTCAGGAGCTGAGTTTCATCTCCGGAGACGGGCGAGCCGAGGCCGGCGGACTGAGCAAAATCACCTATTTCCTCAGGGAAGAGGACGGGCGGGTGGGCCTGTGGGTGCGGACCGCCGCCCCTGTGCTGCCGATCGATTTGATAGACGGGGTTGAGGGTGGTGTGGTGCAGGAAACGCAGTTGCTACCCGAGGTGGACGAACTGAACTGGGCCTATCTGGGGCGGGCTGAGACCGACGATGAGTGGGCTGAGGACGAGTGGACCGATGAGTGGGATGGCCAGGAGTATCGGCGTCTGCCCAGGGCAATCCGCTGCGCCTGGCGCGCCCAGCTCGGCCAGCTACCCCTGGAGTGGGAGTTGGAGGTTCCGATTCAGGTCCGTACCGCTCCCTCAGAGCTGTGGGCGAGCCCCCAGAGTGGAGACGGGGAGGGCCGCCGCCGTAGGCGGGGCCGCCGATGA
- a CDS encoding prepilin-type N-terminal cleavage/methylation domain-containing protein, with amino-acid sequence MDRPHHGARLHHTAGFTLLEIMIALMILAVGLVTLLELFAGSVRLGSKASSRTQAALYGQNVMDRTFALDVLEDGEGGGELPGGYSWQVRVREIYPDADDDRPPADEDGPTDFLHLKEIEVRIVWQEYLEPKVFILRSLRTVIEEDEVGLDGGRES; translated from the coding sequence ATGGACAGGCCACACCACGGGGCCAGGCTGCATCACACGGCCGGCTTCACCCTGCTCGAAATCATGATCGCCCTGATGATATTGGCGGTCGGCCTCGTCACCCTTCTGGAACTCTTCGCCGGCAGCGTCCGGCTGGGCAGCAAAGCCTCGTCCCGAACCCAGGCTGCGCTGTACGGACAAAATGTGATGGATCGCACCTTTGCCCTGGACGTCCTTGAAGACGGCGAGGGCGGTGGGGAATTACCGGGCGGCTATAGCTGGCAGGTCCGGGTGCGGGAGATCTATCCCGACGCTGATGACGACCGCCCGCCTGCCGATGAGGACGGCCCGACGGATTTTCTGCATCTCAAAGAAATCGAGGTACGGATTGTGTGGCAGGAGTACCTCGAACCCAAGGTCTTTATCCTGCGCTCGCTGCGGACGGTCATCGAAGAGGACGAGGTCGGGCTGGACGGAGGGCGCGAGTCGTGA
- a CDS encoding prepilin-type N-terminal cleavage/methylation domain-containing protein, whose product MRPTWKQTAGFSLLELLLVVLIMAVAAGLAMPMVGQWLGRGDPEQTAWRLRSALSLMRVYAVQRAQAQVFVVDPNSNAYRHGGKVVEVASRDGVLSASGRWRGEDDEVEFHFYPDGTNSGGEIRIEQARDGRERGSELVFVVALDPLLGTVSIRHEREED is encoded by the coding sequence ATGCGTCCGACGTGGAAACAGACCGCAGGCTTCAGCCTGCTGGAACTCCTGCTGGTCGTGCTCATCATGGCCGTGGCCGCCGGCTTGGCGATGCCGATGGTCGGCCAGTGGCTGGGCCGGGGCGATCCCGAGCAGACCGCCTGGCGGCTGCGCTCGGCGCTCAGCCTGATGCGCGTGTATGCCGTCCAGCGCGCCCAGGCCCAGGTCTTTGTGGTGGATCCGAACAGCAATGCCTACCGCCACGGCGGCAAGGTGGTCGAGGTGGCGTCCCGGGACGGTGTGTTATCGGCTTCTGGCCGGTGGCGTGGCGAAGACGACGAGGTGGAGTTTCATTTTTATCCGGACGGGACAAATTCCGGAGGAGAAATTCGGATTGAGCAGGCCCGGGACGGACGAGAGAGAGGCTCCGAGCTGGTCTTTGTCGTCGCTCTCGATCCGCTTCTGGGTACGGTCAGCATCCGCCATGAACGTGAAGAGGACTAA
- a CDS encoding acyl-CoA dehydrogenase family protein: protein MGTDSLFEPSQEHVLLRQTVRDFAREQVEPQALESDRQERFNLDLFRQLGNLGLLGISVPERYGGAGMDAVAAVIVHEELSAVDPGLCLAYLAHAMLFVNNFCRNANDAQRRRYLEKVMSGEWVGGMCMTEPSAGTDVLGMKSQAVRRGDMYYLNGRKMFITNGAVDDTTLGDIFLVYAKTDQGLSSFVVEKDFPGFSLGQRLHGKTGMRASMTAELVFEDCAVPAENRLGQEGESLLHMMRNLEIERVTIAAMSTGIAARCVEVMTRYASERTAYGEPINSFGQVQRYIADSYAQYMAARTYVYHTAARMNLDSPGQRIDSDGVKLVATTMAKQVADNAMQVLGGYGYFSEYVVERLWRDAKLLEIGGGTLEAHQKNITKDLTRRMDAIR from the coding sequence ATGGGAACCGACAGCCTTTTTGAACCGAGCCAGGAACACGTCCTGCTGCGCCAAACAGTGAGAGATTTCGCCCGCGAACAGGTCGAACCCCAGGCGCTTGAATCGGACCGGCAGGAACGCTTCAACCTCGACCTGTTCCGCCAGCTGGGCAACCTGGGTCTGCTCGGTATCTCGGTACCGGAGCGCTACGGCGGGGCCGGTATGGATGCCGTGGCGGCCGTCATCGTTCACGAGGAGCTGTCGGCGGTTGATCCGGGCTTGTGTCTGGCCTATCTGGCTCACGCGATGCTGTTCGTGAACAATTTCTGCCGGAACGCCAACGACGCACAGCGCCGTCGCTATCTCGAGAAAGTCATGTCGGGCGAGTGGGTGGGCGGCATGTGCATGACCGAGCCGTCGGCCGGCACCGACGTGCTGGGCATGAAGTCTCAGGCGGTCAGGCGCGGGGACATGTACTACCTGAACGGCCGCAAGATGTTCATCACCAATGGTGCTGTGGACGACACGACGCTGGGCGATATTTTCCTGGTCTACGCCAAGACCGACCAGGGCCTGAGCTCGTTTGTGGTCGAGAAAGACTTCCCCGGCTTTTCACTCGGCCAACGCCTGCACGGCAAAACCGGGATGCGGGCTTCGATGACCGCCGAGCTGGTGTTCGAGGACTGCGCGGTGCCGGCTGAGAACCGTCTGGGCCAGGAGGGCGAGAGCCTGCTGCACATGATGCGTAACCTGGAAATCGAACGGGTCACGATCGCGGCCATGTCAACCGGGATCGCCGCACGGTGCGTCGAAGTCATGACTCGCTACGCCAGCGAACGTACCGCCTACGGCGAGCCGATCAACTCGTTTGGGCAAGTCCAGCGCTATATTGCCGATTCCTACGCCCAGTACATGGCCGCCCGCACCTATGTCTACCACACCGCGGCGCGTATGAACCTCGACTCCCCGGGCCAGCGGATCGACTCCGACGGGGTCAAGCTCGTCGCCACCACTATGGCCAAGCAGGTGGCCGACAACGCCATGCAGGTCTTGGGCGGCTACGGCTATTTCAGCGAGTATGTGGTCGAACGCCTGTGGCGCGACGCCAAGCTGCTGGAGATCGGCGGTGGGACCTTGGAGGCGCATCAGAAAAATATTACCAAAGATCTGACCCGCCGGATGGACGCGATCCGCTAG
- a CDS encoding amidohydrolase family protein, whose product MPHASAAHIHARLSHPVIDSDGHWIEFEPAAMDYLHQVGGQRIVERYQKVANQFGNKKWAQMSGQERRERRMLQPAWWGVPTKNTRDRATAMLPRLLYERMGELGLDFSVMYPTGGALFAPFLRDEEVRRAACRAFNMYTAEQFKGLEDRLTPAAVIPMHTPQEAVEELEFVAAHCGTKAAMLASLQRRPVPAVARHTPEASRYAQWHDTLGLDSEHDYDPVWAKCVELGIPPSFHSASSGIGLRTSISNFVYNHIGHFAAASEAVCKSIFMNGVTRRFPRLRFSFLEGGVGWACGLYSDLIGHWSKRNPGALEAVNPANLNHELLVDLIRRYGSAGVVDKVGELRSSIGQGLLTDKPEQLDDFARCQIERAEDIRDLFVSNFYFGCEADDPVNAWAFNRQVNPFGAKLNAVFGSDIGHFDVPDMTDVLGEAYEGVEDGVLSQDDFRDFVFANPVRLWTSMNPDFFAGTAIESQVRACVTQDQAPA is encoded by the coding sequence ATGCCACACGCATCAGCCGCACATATCCACGCCCGTTTATCTCACCCGGTGATCGATTCCGATGGTCACTGGATCGAGTTTGAACCCGCGGCCATGGATTATCTGCACCAGGTCGGCGGCCAGCGCATTGTCGAGCGCTACCAGAAAGTCGCCAACCAGTTTGGCAATAAGAAGTGGGCTCAGATGTCCGGCCAGGAGCGCCGTGAGCGGCGGATGCTGCAACCCGCCTGGTGGGGGGTGCCGACCAAGAATACGCGTGACCGGGCCACGGCCATGCTGCCCAGGCTGTTGTACGAACGGATGGGCGAGCTGGGGCTGGACTTTTCGGTCATGTATCCTACCGGGGGCGCCCTGTTTGCCCCCTTTCTGCGCGACGAGGAGGTGCGCCGGGCGGCCTGCCGCGCGTTCAATATGTATACGGCCGAGCAGTTCAAGGGCCTGGAGGACCGGCTGACCCCGGCTGCGGTGATTCCCATGCACACGCCCCAGGAGGCGGTTGAAGAGCTGGAGTTTGTGGCCGCGCACTGCGGCACCAAGGCGGCCATGCTGGCCAGCCTCCAGCGCCGGCCGGTCCCGGCGGTGGCCAGACACACGCCCGAGGCCAGCCGCTACGCCCAGTGGCACGATACTCTGGGGCTGGATAGCGAGCACGACTACGACCCGGTGTGGGCCAAGTGTGTGGAACTCGGTATCCCACCCAGCTTTCATTCGGCCTCGTCGGGCATCGGGCTGCGGACCTCGATCTCCAACTTTGTGTATAACCACATCGGCCACTTTGCCGCAGCCAGCGAAGCCGTGTGCAAGTCCATCTTCATGAACGGGGTGACCCGGCGCTTTCCCCGGCTGCGTTTCTCGTTTCTGGAGGGTGGAGTCGGCTGGGCGTGCGGCCTGTACAGCGATCTGATCGGCCACTGGAGCAAGCGCAATCCCGGGGCGCTGGAGGCGGTCAATCCGGCCAACCTGAACCATGAACTCCTCGTTGACCTGATCCGGCGCTACGGTTCTGCCGGGGTGGTGGACAAGGTCGGTGAACTGCGCTCGTCCATCGGTCAGGGGCTGCTGACCGACAAACCCGAGCAGCTCGACGACTTCGCCCGGTGTCAGATCGAGCGCGCCGAGGACATTCGGGACCTGTTCGTGTCGAATTTCTATTTCGGCTGTGAGGCGGATGACCCGGTCAACGCCTGGGCGTTCAACCGTCAGGTCAATCCGTTTGGGGCGAAACTCAACGCGGTCTTCGGCTCGGACATCGGCCACTTTGACGTGCCGGACATGACCGACGTACTGGGCGAGGCCTACGAAGGGGTTGAGGACGGCGTGCTCAGCCAGGACGATTTTCGTGACTTTGTGTTTGCCAATCCGGTCCGGCTGTGGACGAGCATGAACCCCGACTTCTTTGCCGGCACGGCGATTGAGTCGCAGGTCCGCGCCTGTGTGACCCAGGACCAGGCACCGGCCTGA